Proteins encoded by one window of Streptomyces sp. LX-29:
- the pdxH gene encoding pyridoxamine 5'-phosphate oxidase, with protein sequence MRKHYRTEGLAEADLAATPFEEFTRWFAQTVRSGLPEPNAMVVSTADAAGRPSSRTVLMKSYDDRGFVFYTNYDSRKGRDLAANPYVSLLFPWHPLARQVVVTGVAERTGRDETAAYFRTRPHGSQLGAWASPQSTVIGSREELDQLYVDLADRYPPGEQVPVPPQWGGFRVIPETVEFWQGRENRLHDRLRYVRVTGGEGDQGWRVERLCP encoded by the coding sequence ATGCGCAAGCACTACCGGACCGAGGGGCTGGCCGAGGCCGATCTGGCCGCCACCCCGTTCGAGGAGTTCACCCGCTGGTTCGCGCAGACGGTGCGCAGCGGGCTGCCGGAGCCGAACGCGATGGTCGTCTCGACGGCGGACGCGGCGGGCCGGCCCAGCTCTCGCACGGTGCTGATGAAGTCGTATGACGACCGCGGCTTCGTCTTCTACACCAACTACGACTCCCGCAAGGGCCGGGACCTGGCGGCGAACCCGTATGTCTCGCTGCTCTTCCCCTGGCACCCGCTGGCCCGCCAGGTGGTGGTGACGGGCGTGGCCGAGCGCACCGGGCGCGATGAGACGGCGGCCTACTTCCGCACCCGCCCGCACGGCTCCCAGCTGGGAGCGTGGGCCAGCCCGCAGTCCACGGTGATCGGCTCCAGGGAGGAGCTGGACCAGCTCTACGTGGACCTGGCGGACCGCTATCCGCCGGGCGAGCAGGTCCCGGTGCCGCCGCAGTGGGGCGGCTTCCGGGTGATCCCGGAGACGGTGGAGTTCTGGCAGGGACGAGAGAACCGGCTGCACGACCGACTCCGGTACGTGCGCGTCACGGGCGGCGAGGGCGACCAGGGCTGGCGCGTGGAGCGGCTCTGCCCGTAG
- a CDS encoding PAS domain-containing protein, protein MLAALLDGMDAALCAFDAEGTVTHWNREAERILGWTAAEAVGRRGITGWAARPADAREVEARLMGAMSAAGRQVHEFALLTKEGNRVLVRTQTSVVQGPGGRPAGVYCAFSEVHAQIDLERSIALSETLLDDASWGVIVVDADLRPAVVNDHAARALRTGRTALLGRPLGDVLAQGVEEAESALQHVLAEGTPPAPAEMWVTLRARGGGGDAGENDGPGTGTGSGTGAGSMSGERELERRCWRSGFLRLASPLAEEPAPLGVAWIFVDVTDAKQAEQESSRLRFRSNQLHRAARAAAECEDPVEAATVQLDFALAGFADHALIDLVWEPPAVPPAVARRGGPDAPGASPTVGGTMDGGLAGLAGGGSAGLPDPTGPVRLVRTAATPAGASGLSPCPCQPVLSGGIPVAYIEGHPALQAAERCGSVRASSGRMEGAAAAQWAATRKWPEGTAHGLCSVLRSRGRTLGVATFLRGPSRRPFDRSDAAYAEDVSVRVAAALDLARQLGGLRS, encoded by the coding sequence CTGCTCGCGGCCCTGCTCGACGGCATGGACGCCGCGCTCTGCGCCTTCGACGCGGAGGGCACGGTCACCCACTGGAACCGCGAGGCGGAGCGCATCCTGGGCTGGACCGCGGCCGAGGCGGTCGGCCGCCGGGGGATCACCGGGTGGGCGGCGCGGCCCGCCGACGCCCGCGAGGTGGAGGCGCGGCTGATGGGCGCGATGAGCGCCGCCGGCCGCCAGGTGCACGAGTTCGCACTGCTCACCAAGGAGGGCAACCGGGTCCTGGTGCGCACCCAGACGTCGGTCGTGCAGGGCCCGGGGGGCCGGCCGGCGGGGGTGTACTGCGCGTTCAGCGAGGTGCACGCCCAGATCGACCTGGAGCGTTCCATCGCGCTGAGCGAGACGCTGCTGGACGACGCCTCGTGGGGGGTGATCGTCGTCGACGCCGACCTGCGGCCGGCGGTGGTCAACGACCATGCCGCGCGGGCGCTGCGGACCGGCCGTACGGCGCTGCTCGGGCGCCCGCTGGGCGATGTCCTGGCGCAGGGCGTGGAGGAGGCGGAGAGCGCCCTCCAACACGTCCTGGCCGAGGGCACGCCGCCCGCGCCGGCCGAGATGTGGGTGACACTGCGTGCCAGGGGCGGCGGCGGGGACGCGGGCGAGAACGACGGCCCCGGGACGGGGACCGGCTCCGGTACCGGGGCCGGTTCCATGAGCGGGGAGCGCGAGCTGGAGCGCCGCTGCTGGCGCAGCGGGTTCCTGCGGCTGGCCTCACCGCTCGCCGAGGAGCCGGCGCCGCTCGGGGTGGCCTGGATCTTCGTGGACGTGACCGACGCCAAGCAGGCCGAGCAGGAGAGCTCGCGGTTGCGCTTCCGCAGCAACCAGCTGCACCGCGCGGCGCGCGCCGCCGCCGAGTGCGAGGACCCGGTGGAGGCGGCCACCGTGCAGTTGGACTTCGCGCTGGCGGGCTTCGCGGACCATGCGCTGATCGACCTGGTCTGGGAGCCGCCCGCCGTTCCGCCGGCTGTCGCGCGGCGCGGCGGGCCGGACGCCCCCGGCGCCTCCCCGACCGTCGGCGGGACGATGGACGGCGGCCTGGCCGGGCTGGCGGGCGGCGGCTCCGCCGGGCTGCCGGACCCCACCGGTCCGGTGCGGTTGGTGCGGACGGCCGCGACGCCCGCCGGCGCGAGCGGGCTGAGCCCCTGCCCCTGTCAGCCGGTGCTCTCGGGCGGCATTCCGGTCGCCTATATCGAGGGCCACCCGGCGCTCCAGGCCGCCGAGCGCTGCGGTTCGGTGCGGGCCAGCTCGGGGCGGATGGAGGGCGCCGCCGCCGCGCAGTGGGCGGCCACCCGCAAGTGGCCGGAGGGCACCGCGCACGGCCTGTGCTCGGTGCTCCGCAGCCGGGGCCGCACGCTGGGCGTGGCCACCTTCCTGCGCGGACCGAGCCGCCGCCCCTTCGACCGCTCGGACGCGGCGTACGCCGAGGACGTGTCCGTACGGGTGGCGGCCGCCCTGGACCTGGCGCGCCAGCTGGGCGGGCTGAGGAGCTGA
- a CDS encoding SIS domain-containing protein — MSDPKLAGQYFDAAIGLLQRVRDEEAERIAAAGAMIADTVVAGGRLFTFGAGHSSLPAQDVVYRAGGLALMNLLPVPGVVGIDVVPATLGSALERVDGLAGAVLDTSPVEAGDLLIIISLSGRNTLPVEMARNARALGLKVIGVTSLVYATGTTSRHSSGTFLKDHCDLVLDTKIPLGDAELTAEGIGSPFGPASTVVTSALMQAVVATAAGELAARGIDPPMLRSGNVDGGHEWNGRVMAEYADRIFYRR, encoded by the coding sequence ATGAGCGACCCCAAGTTGGCCGGGCAGTACTTCGACGCGGCCATCGGCCTGCTCCAGCGGGTCCGGGACGAGGAGGCCGAGCGCATCGCCGCCGCGGGGGCGATGATCGCCGACACCGTGGTCGCCGGAGGCCGGCTGTTCACCTTCGGCGCCGGACACTCCTCGCTGCCCGCTCAGGATGTCGTCTACCGCGCGGGCGGGCTGGCCCTGATGAATCTCCTCCCTGTGCCCGGCGTGGTCGGCATCGATGTCGTACCCGCCACGCTCGGCAGCGCGCTGGAGCGGGTGGACGGGCTGGCGGGCGCCGTGCTGGACACCAGCCCGGTCGAGGCCGGCGACCTGCTGATCATCATCTCGCTCTCCGGGCGCAACACGCTGCCCGTGGAGATGGCGCGGAACGCGCGGGCGCTCGGGCTGAAGGTGATCGGCGTGACGTCGCTGGTGTACGCGACCGGCACCACGTCCCGGCACTCCTCCGGAACCTTCCTCAAGGACCACTGCGACCTGGTCCTCGACACCAAGATCCCGCTCGGCGACGCCGAGCTGACCGCCGAGGGGATCGGCTCTCCCTTCGGCCCCGCCTCCACGGTCGTGACCAGCGCGCTGATGCAGGCCGTGGTGGCGACGGCGGCGGGCGAGCTCGCCGCGCGCGGCATCGACCCGCCGATGCTCCGCTCCGGCAACGTGGACGGCGGCCACGAGTGGAACGGACGGGTCATGGCGGAGTACGCCGACCGGATCTTCTACCGGCGGTAG
- a CDS encoding metal-dependent transcriptional regulator, producing MSGLIDTTEMYLRTILELEEEGVVPMRARIAERLDQSGPTVSQTVARMERDGLVQVAGDRHLELTDEGRRLATRVMRKHRLAECLLVDVIGLEWEQVHAEACRWEHVMSEAVERRVLELLRHPTESPYGNPIPGLEELGEKAEADPFLDESMVSLTELDPGTEGKTVVVRRIGEPIQMDAQLMYTLRRAGIQPGSVVSVTESAGGVLVGSSGESAELEPEIASHVFVAKR from the coding sequence ATGTCCGGACTCATCGACACGACGGAGATGTATCTCCGCACCATCCTCGAGCTGGAAGAGGAGGGTGTGGTCCCCATGCGGGCCCGCATCGCGGAGCGGCTCGACCAGAGTGGTCCGACGGTCAGCCAGACGGTGGCGCGGATGGAGCGCGACGGGCTGGTCCAAGTGGCCGGCGACCGCCATCTGGAGCTGACGGACGAGGGCCGCCGGCTGGCCACGCGCGTGATGCGCAAGCACCGGCTGGCCGAGTGCCTGCTGGTCGACGTCATCGGCCTGGAGTGGGAGCAGGTGCACGCCGAGGCGTGCCGTTGGGAGCACGTGATGAGCGAGGCGGTGGAGCGCCGCGTGCTGGAGCTGCTGCGCCACCCCACCGAGTCGCCGTACGGCAACCCGATCCCCGGCCTGGAGGAGCTCGGCGAGAAGGCCGAGGCCGACCCGTTCCTGGACGAGTCCATGGTCAGCCTCACCGAGCTGGACCCGGGCACCGAGGGCAAGACCGTGGTCGTGCGCCGCATCGGCGAGCCGATCCAGATGGACGCCCAGCTGATGTACACGCTGCGGCGCGCCGGCATCCAGCCCGGCTCGGTCGTCAGCGTGACGGAGTCCGCGGGCGGCGTGCTCGTGGGCAGCAGCGGCGAGTCGGCCGAGCTGGAGCCCGAGATCGCCTCCCACGTCTTCGTGGCCAAGCGCTAG
- a CDS encoding alpha/beta hydrolase, translating into MVRRINVIGAGSVRLAAWEFTDPPKPAGGDQAEAHRSGVLLLHGLMGRASHWAETARWLATRHRAVALDQRGHGRSDKPADGPYTREAYVADAECAVERLGLAPVTLIGHSMGALTAWQLAARRPDLVRALVIADMRASALGAASQREWADWFRSWPLPFATLADVRRWFGEDDPWLERPNPSRGEFFAEVMTERADGWRPVFSRRQMLTSRETWVHDAHWEELALVECPTLVIRGLDGELGRAEAQEMVRVLPRGQYAEVPDAGHLLHYDQPEGWRREVESFLAAAVPA; encoded by the coding sequence ATGGTGCGGCGCATCAACGTCATCGGAGCCGGCAGCGTACGGCTCGCTGCCTGGGAGTTCACCGACCCGCCCAAACCGGCGGGCGGCGACCAAGCGGAGGCCCACCGCTCCGGAGTCCTGCTGTTGCACGGGCTCATGGGTCGCGCCTCGCACTGGGCGGAGACCGCCCGCTGGCTCGCCACCCGACATCGCGCGGTCGCCTTGGACCAGCGTGGCCATGGGCGCAGCGACAAGCCCGCTGACGGCCCGTATACGCGGGAGGCGTACGTGGCCGACGCCGAATGCGCCGTGGAGCGGCTCGGTCTCGCCCCCGTCACCCTGATCGGCCACTCCATGGGCGCCCTCACCGCCTGGCAGCTCGCCGCCCGGCGCCCCGATCTCGTGCGGGCCCTGGTCATCGCCGATATGCGGGCCTCCGCCCTCGGTGCCGCGTCCCAGCGCGAGTGGGCGGACTGGTTCCGGTCCTGGCCGCTGCCGTTCGCCACGCTCGCCGACGTCCGCAGGTGGTTCGGGGAGGACGACCCCTGGCTGGAGCGTCCCAACCCGTCCCGGGGTGAGTTCTTCGCGGAGGTGATGACCGAGCGCGCCGACGGATGGCGCCCCGTCTTCTCCCGCCGCCAGATGCTCACCTCCCGTGAGACCTGGGTGCATGACGCGCACTGGGAGGAGCTCGCCCTGGTCGAGTGCCCGACCCTGGTCATCCGCGGCCTGGACGGCGAGCTCGGGCGGGCCGAGGCCCAGGAGATGGTCCGCGTCCTCCCGCGCGGGCAGTATGCCGAGGTGCCGGACGCGGGCCATCTGCTCCACTACGACCAGCCGGAGGGCTGGCGCCGCGAGGTCGAGTCGTTCCTGGCGGCGGCGGTGCCGGCGTAG
- a CDS encoding SH3 domain-containing protein, with the protein MAVSVALSFGGVVAMAPTASAVNSSACRFNSPDVNVKVDSTGARLRSGPGKRYASKGVLTKGDSFRYWCRTGGMKDYDKSWSYGKILKRTKSGIPAGTRGWVYSRYLDM; encoded by the coding sequence GTGGCGGTTTCGGTCGCGCTGAGCTTCGGCGGCGTGGTCGCGATGGCGCCCACCGCCTCCGCCGTCAACTCCTCGGCCTGTCGCTTCAATTCGCCCGATGTGAACGTCAAGGTCGACTCCACCGGGGCCCGACTGCGCAGCGGCCCGGGGAAGCGGTACGCCTCCAAGGGCGTGCTCACCAAGGGTGATTCCTTCCGCTACTGGTGCCGCACGGGCGGCATGAAGGACTACGACAAGAGCTGGTCCTACGGAAAGATCCTCAAGCGCACCAAGTCGGGGATCCCGGCGGGCACCCGCGGCTGGGTCTACAGCAGATATCTCGATATGTGA
- a CDS encoding transporter, whose amino-acid sequence MSALAPTPAPGAAGRARPVTARTTIPVFARLKLSLLVNGLRMSSGRRAAYISSLVFTALFAALQLLGLILLRGVDHAEALVVCLTALMALGWAVMPLFFSSGDETLDPTRLVMLPLRPRPLVVALLLSSLIGIGPLFTLTLAAGSVVSVAHGGAAVAVGVVAVPLVLLVCVALARAVATANVRLLTSRKGRDLALLSGLFIAIGAQFVNLGWQKLSGEGGLESLTPAAEVLRWVPPASAIDAVWRAGEGAYGAALGQLALSAAALVLLLWWWARSLTRLMSSPDSATLQAAEPGRRGTGEASGGLAGLLPADRTGVAALRTLRYAWRDPKSKAGWVSGLAVGILVPVVTVLQGTGSIYAACWATGLMGLQMYNQFGQDHSAFWMVTQTISTPRDAYLELRGRALALGLVALPYATLVVLGSAALTQDWAAFPEALGLTLALTGALIATGAFSSVYYAYTIPQDSGFKNVAPGQNGIAALSVLGGMVAGVLICAPLIALTVWLHQAGADDWLWTVLPLGVAYGYGVAEAGLRLAAPRAAARLPEILTAVTKG is encoded by the coding sequence ATGAGCGCCCTCGCCCCGACCCCCGCGCCGGGCGCGGCCGGCCGGGCCCGACCGGTCACGGCCCGCACCACCATCCCGGTCTTCGCCAGACTCAAGCTGTCCCTGCTGGTCAACGGCCTGCGCATGTCCTCGGGCCGGCGCGCCGCGTATATCTCCTCGCTCGTCTTCACGGCGCTCTTCGCCGCCCTCCAACTGCTGGGGCTGATCCTGCTGCGCGGCGTGGACCACGCCGAGGCGCTGGTGGTCTGCCTCACCGCGCTCATGGCGCTCGGCTGGGCCGTGATGCCGCTGTTCTTCTCCAGCGGGGACGAGACGCTGGATCCGACCCGGCTGGTGATGCTGCCGCTGCGGCCGCGCCCGCTGGTCGTGGCGCTGCTGCTCTCCTCGCTGATCGGCATCGGCCCGCTGTTCACGCTGACGCTGGCGGCCGGCTCGGTGGTCAGCGTGGCGCACGGCGGGGCGGCCGTGGCCGTCGGGGTCGTCGCCGTGCCCCTCGTCCTGCTGGTCTGCGTCGCGCTGGCGCGGGCCGTGGCGACCGCCAACGTACGGCTGCTCACCAGCCGCAAGGGACGCGATCTCGCCCTGCTCAGCGGTCTGTTCATCGCGATCGGCGCCCAGTTCGTGAACCTGGGCTGGCAGAAGCTCTCCGGCGAGGGCGGCCTGGAGAGTCTGACGCCCGCCGCCGAGGTGCTGCGCTGGGTGCCGCCCGCCTCCGCGATCGACGCGGTCTGGCGAGCCGGGGAGGGTGCGTACGGGGCCGCCCTCGGCCAACTCGCGCTGTCGGCCGCCGCGCTGGTGCTGCTGCTGTGGTGGTGGGCGCGTTCCCTGACCCGGCTGATGAGCTCGCCCGACTCGGCCACCCTCCAGGCGGCGGAGCCGGGCCGGCGGGGCACCGGAGAGGCGTCCGGCGGGCTGGCCGGGCTGCTGCCGGCGGACCGCACCGGCGTCGCCGCGCTCCGCACCCTGCGCTACGCCTGGCGGGACCCGAAGTCCAAGGCCGGATGGGTGTCGGGGCTGGCCGTCGGCATCCTGGTCCCGGTGGTCACCGTGCTCCAGGGCACCGGCAGCATCTACGCGGCGTGCTGGGCGACGGGGCTCATGGGCCTTCAGATGTACAACCAGTTCGGTCAGGACCACTCCGCCTTCTGGATGGTCACCCAGACCATCTCCACGCCGCGCGACGCCTATCTGGAGCTGCGCGGGCGGGCGCTGGCGCTGGGCCTGGTGGCGCTGCCGTACGCGACGCTGGTGGTGCTGGGCTCGGCGGCCCTGACGCAGGACTGGGCGGCCTTCCCGGAGGCGCTGGGGCTGACCCTGGCACTCACGGGCGCGCTGATCGCCACCGGAGCCTTCTCCTCCGTGTACTACGCGTACACCATCCCGCAGGACAGCGGCTTCAAGAACGTCGCGCCCGGCCAGAACGGCATCGCGGCCCTCTCCGTCCTGGGCGGGATGGTCGCGGGCGTGCTGATCTGCGCGCCGCTGATCGCGCTGACCGTCTGGCTGCACCAGGCGGGTGCCGATGACTGGCTGTGGACGGTGCTGCCGCTGGGCGTGGCGTACGGCTACGGGGTGGCCGAGGCGGGACTGCGGCTGGCCGCGCCCCGGGCGGCGGCGCGTCTCCCGGAGATCCTGACGGCCGTCACCAAGGGGTGA
- a CDS encoding ABC transporter ATP-binding protein, whose translation MTRETQETSGRRAAVRISGLWKRFGEQVAVAGIDLELPAGQFIGLVGPNGAGKTTTLSMVTGLLRPDSGSVEIVGHDVWQDPVEVKSRIGVLPEGLRLFDRLSGRELLSYMGRLRGLPGDEVDKRATQLLDVMDLAGSQHKLIVDYSTGMRKKIGLAAALLHNPEVLFLDEPFEGVDPVSAQTIRRVLERYTASGATVVFSSHVMELVESLCDWVAVMATGRIRAQGPLEVVRGDAPTLQAAFLELVGAGDQAAGQDLDWLGGDAR comes from the coding sequence ATGACGCGGGAGACGCAGGAGACATCGGGCCGCCGGGCCGCCGTCCGCATATCGGGGCTGTGGAAACGATTCGGCGAACAGGTCGCCGTCGCGGGCATCGATCTGGAGCTGCCCGCCGGCCAGTTCATCGGCCTGGTCGGCCCCAACGGCGCGGGCAAGACCACCACGCTCTCCATGGTCACCGGGCTGCTGCGGCCCGACTCCGGCAGCGTCGAGATCGTCGGCCACGACGTGTGGCAGGACCCGGTCGAGGTGAAGTCGCGCATCGGCGTGCTGCCGGAGGGGCTGCGGCTGTTCGACCGGCTCTCCGGACGGGAACTGCTCAGCTATATGGGGCGGCTGCGCGGACTGCCCGGCGACGAGGTGGACAAGCGCGCCACCCAGCTGCTGGACGTGATGGACCTGGCGGGCTCCCAGCACAAACTGATCGTCGACTACTCCACCGGCATGCGGAAGAAGATCGGGCTCGCCGCCGCCCTGCTACACAACCCCGAAGTCCTCTTCCTGGACGAGCCGTTCGAGGGCGTGGACCCGGTGTCGGCGCAGACCATCCGCAGGGTGCTGGAGCGCTACACCGCCTCGGGCGCCACCGTCGTCTTCTCCAGCCATGTGATGGAGCTGGTCGAGTCGCTGTGCGACTGGGTGGCGGTGATGGCCACCGGTCGCATCCGCGCCCAGGGCCCGCTGGAGGTCGTACGGGGTGACGCCCCCACCCTCCAGGCCGCCTTCCTGGAGCTGGTGGGCGCGGGCGACCAGGCCGCCGGGCAGGACCTGGACTGGTTGGGCGGCGACGCCCGATGA
- a CDS encoding bifunctional DNA primase/polymerase: MGVTVTETPQIPKQRGERMLDAAVRYAEQRHWDVFPGTWLEADGGMERCSCGSLDCPAPGAHPSRPDWAAQATGSAVAARRVWGRTPRASILLPTGRTFDALDVPESAGCLALARMERMNVELGPITSTPDRRMLFFVLPGAAPKVPDLVRKLGWPPASIDLVAHGEGAYVAAPPTRVGSRGSVQWARQPTAANRWLPDAVELVSALAYACGREASAARGR; encoded by the coding sequence ATGGGCGTGACCGTGACAGAGACTCCGCAGATCCCCAAGCAGCGCGGCGAGCGCATGCTGGACGCCGCCGTGCGCTATGCCGAGCAGCGCCACTGGGACGTGTTCCCCGGCACCTGGCTGGAGGCCGACGGGGGCATGGAGCGCTGCTCGTGCGGATCCCTGGACTGTCCCGCCCCCGGCGCCCACCCCTCCCGACCGGACTGGGCCGCCCAGGCCACCGGCAGCGCCGTGGCCGCCCGCCGGGTGTGGGGCAGGACTCCGCGCGCCTCGATCCTGTTGCCGACCGGCCGCACCTTCGACGCGCTGGACGTGCCGGAGAGCGCCGGCTGTCTGGCGCTGGCCCGGATGGAGCGGATGAACGTCGAGCTCGGGCCCATCACCTCCACCCCGGACCGCCGGATGCTCTTCTTCGTGCTGCCGGGCGCCGCCCCCAAGGTCCCCGACCTGGTGCGCAAGCTGGGCTGGCCGCCGGCCTCGATCGACCTGGTGGCGCACGGCGAGGGCGCCTACGTGGCGGCGCCGCCGACCCGGGTGGGCTCGCGCGGATCGGTGCAGTGGGCGCGTCAGCCCACCGCCGCCAACCGCTGGCTGCCGGACGCGGTGGAGCTGGTCAGCGCCCTGGCGTACGCCTGCGGAAGGGAAGCCTCCGCGGCCCGCGGCCGCTGA